In the genome of Candidatus Kapaibacterium sp., the window GCTTGTATTGTGTATCGAGGTCAATGAATTTCATATTTTTGGATGATTAATTTCAAAATATTTAAGAGATTTTTACAATCATTTTGTAACATGTATTCAATAGGGAAATCGAGTTTTAAAGCCTCCTGAACGGATAAATTGACGCAATGAGAATGCAAAGATTTTACTCTGCAATCGCATGGAATCGTCCGAGAGATTTTGATATACAATTTTGAGCAAAAAAAAGGCTGCCCTTGTGAGACAGCCTTGAATTTGGAATTCAATTCTAAGAATTAACGAGCAATGTGCATTGTTTTTGTTACAGATTTGCCATTGAAGGTCAAAGTGTAGAAATAAGCACCTGATGGTAATTCTGAAGCTGAGAAATTAGCTTGCCATAAGCCTTGGTCTGTGAATGCATTACGTACGTTCATGACTTTTTGGCCTAATGAATTGTGAATGTCGATTGTTACATGACCGGGAGCATCTAATTGATAGTTGATGTAGCCTTCGTTATCAACAGGATTAGGGTTCATGTTGAACACTCTGAAGTTATAATTTTCTTCATCAACACTTGCACCAGCGACGCCTTCTGGAATTTGAATCTGTTCGTTACGGATATTGCCGGGATTAAGCCCGTCAAAAGTAGCAACAAGAATATGATTACGAATACTTGCTTGTACAACATAATTTTGCATAAAGTAAGGATAATTAAGTCTTGGATTAGCAGGATTTGTAAATCTAACAGTTGCATGTTCGATGATAGGTATTTGGTTGATACTTGGAACAATATTTGGAATCCAAGTACCTTTGTTCATCCAAACGTCATCAGTCAAATTATATGCCGGTGACCATTGTGTACCATTAACTGCTCTGTATGAATAGAAAATATCAGTAGTTAACATTGAATCAACTACACCTCCACCTACTAAAGTTTGTGGTGTTTCCAATTTAACTAAATTATCGCGGTTGTCCATCCATTTTGCAATAAGGTATTGACCATCTGCAGTAATAGCAAGTTGAACTTCTTGTTGTCTTGAATTATTAAAGAACTCATCTCGTGGTGGTGCTGAAGCTGCATTCGTATCTTGAATCACATATGGGATTCTCCACTTGTGTCCATTAAATGTAGAAATTTCTCTCATTCCCCATTGACCATCTTTTCTAAATGCTTCTACGATAAATGCAGCACCGGATTCTGTTGATGCCCAACTAAATATTCTATAAATAAAGCTGTATTCGTCTTCCGCTGTAACTCTGAAACCATTGGAAGCATAAGGATATAAGCCGGGTTGAGCTGAACCAATTGCAGTGCTTCCACCCTTGAATGACACAAAGTCCTCAATAATGGACAATGACATT includes:
- a CDS encoding T9SS type A sorting domain-containing protein, with the protein product MKRFFYTLLVMVVFPALVYSQGLFLNEASTSPAQNHMNESELLQIIPEVSYDKQLAPFSQGKFKEIGITIDLIFNTYYSGVTPFVYEPNSGTLIYVQTDRIRVPEGSDSAALTGIVRIYTSQDGGNNWQTHEIYRKWGSVPVNASIAVLNPNNETNPANFKYVISTRHFELVREMGQPDDYAGKGGLFLLYEGNNFSYIEYPEAGPLSNNPGTNQLWSMTNMTASSAKGGNHFYSGGLLTPANNFIQYGYYGFGYIELETSDVGSSIPPQFNYDQFKPSSGGLGSSFTSQMNLDVDAQGNVYAAVNNHFKPNTDDPARVVGVSKSADNGKSFSEFNKMSLSIIEDFVSFKGGSTAIGSAQPGLYPYASNGFRVTAEDEYSFIYRIFSWASTESGAAFIVEAFRKDGQWGMREISTFNGHKWRIPYVIQDTNAASAPPRDEFFNNSRQQEVQLAITADGQYLIAKWMDNRDNLVKLETPQTLVGGGVVDSMLTTDIFYSYRAVNGTQWSPAYNLTDDVWMNKGTWIPNIVPSINQIPIIEHATVRFTNPANPRLNYPYFMQNYVVQASIRNHILVATFDGLNPGNIRNEQIQIPEGVAGASVDEENYNFRVFNMNPNPVDNEGYINYQLDAPGHVTIDIHNSLGQKVMNVRNAFTDQGLWQANFSASELPSGAYFYTLTFNGKSVTKTMHIAR